The Cydia splendana chromosome Z, ilCydSple1.2, whole genome shotgun sequence genome window below encodes:
- the LOC134804647 gene encoding sodium-dependent phosphate transporter 1-B, protein MSSEMEPYASELLWFVIAGFVVAFVLAFGIGANDVANSFGTSVGSKVLTLTQACVLATIFEIAGAVLIGYKVSDTMRKGILDVSLYEGGGERLLAAGCLSALFAGALWLLLATALRLPVSGTHSIVGATVGFTLTAKGPVGVRWSTLGAIVLSWFISPALSGAVSAMLFWLVRRFILRAVAPLKAGLQALPYFYGATVAVNVISVVHDGPKLMAMDKIPVWAALAGSTALGAIAAGCVQVFLVPYYRRQLSKPVNFSLGVSNETTPINSPDHSNKNIATLRPNSVHSEEGKILEAIAESAEMVVLDNEDHMSNEVREKNAKNRALLATMDDCSILSRSLSPPNRSNLMLMDGDSHINTLKYIDETLSYCKSLDSDQLAGMGESFGSRNGFLGDSCETIARGEFDRLSGARAPIAGESDTPPPRTDKSPEPSGAWSVERDRVGGAARLPAITPNSSAAPLLRVGTPPPPPPVSKPEPEALKLFSFLQVLTATFGAFAHGGNDVSNAIGPLVALWLLYSEGGTHARAETPLAILVFGGVGIALGLWLWGRRVIQTVGEDLTNITPDTGFTIELGSALTVLVASKAGLPISTTHCKVGSVVCVGYFSDKAVDWSLFRNIIFAWVVTVPVVAGIAALTMLVLESFAV, encoded by the exons ATGTCATCGGAAATGGAACCCTACGCTTCAGAGCTGCTTTGGTTCGTCATCGCCGGTTTCGTGGTGGCTTTCGTCTTGGCTTTCGGCATCGGTGCCAACGACGTCGCCAATTCCTTTGGCACCAGCGTCGGCTCTAAAGTCCTGACTCTGACACAGGCTTGCGTGCTTGCCACCATCTTCGAGATAGCAGGAGCCGTGCTTATCG GATACAAGGTGTCAGACACAATGAGGAAGGGCATCCTGGACGTGAGCCTGTACGAGGGTGGCGGCGAGCGGCTGCTGGCGGCGGGCTGTCTGTCGGCGCTGTTCGCGGGCGCGCTGTGGCTGCTGCTGGCCACGGCGCTGCGCCTGCCCGTCTCCGGCACGCACTCCATCGTCGGTGCCACAGTTGGCTTCACTCTCACTGCCAAGGGTCCGGTTGGCGTCCGCTGGTCCACGCTCGGCGCGATCG TCCTGTCGTGGTTTATCTCCCCGGCGCTGAGTGGCGCGGTATCCGCGATGCTGTTCTGGCTGGTGCGCCGTTTTATATTGCGCGCCGTTGCACCATTGAAAGCGGGTCTCCAAGCGTTGCCTTATTTCTACGGAGCTACAGTCGCAGTCAACGTAATCAGCGTAGTTCACGATGGCCCTAAAT TGATGGCGATGGATAAAATCCCAGTGTGGGCTGCGCTGGCCGGCTCCACAGCGCTGGGTGCAATAGCAGCTGGCTGCGTACAAGTATTTCTAGTCCCTTACTACAGACGTCAATTGAGCAAACCAGTTAATTTCTCACTCGGTGTATCCAATG AAACCACGCCAATTAATAGTCCTGATCATAGTAACAAAAACATCGCAACACTACGTCCGAATTCCGTTCACTCCGAGGAGGGAAAAATACTCGAAGCTATAGCAGAGAGCGCCGAGATGGTCGTCCTTGACAATGAAGATCACATGTCTAACGAAGTCAGGGAGAAAAACGCCAAAAATCGCGCCTTGTTAGCCACCATGGACGACTGTAGCATCCTGTCGCGCAGCTTGAGTCCGCCCAACCGATCCAACCTCATGTTGATGGACGGTGACTCTCACATAAACACTCTCAAATACATTGACGAGACATTGAGCTACTGCAAAAGTTTGGATTCCGATCAGCTCGCTGGAATGGGTGAAAGCTTTGGTTCGCGGAACGGGTTCTTAGGGGATTCGTGCGAAACTATTGCACGCGGTGAATTCGATCGGCTCTCTGGCGCCCGAGCTCCGATTGCAGGAGAATCAGATACTCCACCTCCGCGAACCGACAAA AGTCCGGAGCCATCGGGTGCATGGAGCGTGGAGCGCGACAGGGTGGGAGGGGCGGCTCGGCTGCCCGCCATCACCCCCAACTCCAGCGCAGCGCCGCTGCTGCGCGTGGGcacgccgccgccaccgccgccagTATCGAAGCCCGAGCCTGAAGCGCTCAAACTCTTCTCATTTCTGCAAGTTCTGACAGCTACGTTCGGTGCATTTGCTCACGGTGGCAATGACGTCAG CAATGCGATAGGGCCGCTAGTGGCACTGTGGCTGCTGTACTCGGAGGGCGGCACGCACGCGCGCGCGGAGACGCCGCTGGCCATCCTGGTGTTCGGTGGCGTGGGCATCGCGCTAGGCTTGTGGCTCTGGGGTCGACGCGTCATCCAGACCGTGGGAGAGGACCTCACTAACATCACTCCTGACAC CGGCTTCACCATCGAGCTGGGTTCGGCGCTGACGGTGCTGGTGGCCAGCAAGGCGGGTCTGCCTATTTCCACTACGCACTGTAAGGTCGGATCCGTCGTCTGCGTCGGGTACTTCTCCGATAAGGCCGTAGACTGGAGTCTCTTTAG GAACATAATCTTCGCATGGGTGGTGACCGTCCCAGTGGTAGCAGGCATTGCCGCTCTTACCATGTTGGTTCTTGAATCGTTTGCCGTCTAA